One Microcebus murinus isolate Inina chromosome 10, M.murinus_Inina_mat1.0, whole genome shotgun sequence DNA segment encodes these proteins:
- the BAIAP2L2 gene encoding BAR/IMD domain-containing adapter protein 2-like 2 isoform X1, with protein MAPEMDQFYRSTMAIYKSIMEQFNPALENLVYLGNNYLRAFHALSEAAEIYFSAIQKIGEQALQSSTSQILGEILVQMSDTQRHLNSDLEVIVQKFHGDLLQHMEKNTKLDMQFIKDSRQHYEIEYHHRAANLEKCMSELWRMERKRDKNAREMKESVNRLHAQMQAFVSESQRAAELEEKRRYRFLAEKHLLLSNTFLQFFGRARGMLQSRVVLWKEQAEASRSPSRAHSPGLLGPVLGPPYPSGRLTPTRLDMPQRPLGEFSSPRSRHGSGSYGPEPNDTRAASQLEPDRRSLPRTPSATSLYASGTQCSRSNSFGERPGGGGGGGGARRVRALVSHSEGANHTLLRFSAGDIVEVLVPEAQNGWLYGKLEGSSTGGWFPEAYVKPLEEVAVNPVVPLSPMTSMNPGNELPSRSYPLRGSHSLDDLLDRPGNSTASSEYWDGQSRSRAPSRVPSHAPSPVPTPLPGSRRSSMGSMGAASDVKKLMSWEQHPPELFPRGTNPFATVKLRPTVTNDRSAPLIR; from the exons ATGGCCCCCGAGATGGACCAGTTCTACAGGTCCACCATGGCTATCTACAAG AGCATCATGGAGCAGTTCAACCCCGCCCTGGAGAACCTGGTGTACCTGGGCAACAACTACCTGCGGGCCTTCCATG CTCTGTCCGAGGCAGCCGAGATATACTTCAGTGCCATCCAGAAGATCGGGGAGCAGGCCCTGCAGAGTTCCACCTCACAGATTCTGG GTGAGATCTTGGTGCAGATGTCAGACACCCAGCGACACTTGAACTCTGACCTGGAGGTGATA GTGCAGAAATTCCACGGAGACCTGCTGCAGCACATGGAGAAGAACACCAAGCTGGACATGCAGTTCATCAAG GACAGCCGCCAGCACTACGAGATCGAGTACCACCACCGAGCCGCCAACCTAGAGAAGTGCATGTCTGAGTTGTGGCGCATGGAGCGCAAGAGGGACAAGAACGCTCGGGAGATGAAG GAGAGTGTGAACCGGCTGCACGCGCAGATGCAGGCCTTCGTGTCCGAGAGCCAGCGCGCGGCGGAGCTGGAGGAGAAGCGGCGCTATCGCTTCCTGGCTGAGAAGCACCTGCTGCTTTCCAACACCTTCCTGCAGTTCTTCGGCCGg GCGCGGGGGATGCTGCAGAGCCGCGTGGTGCTGTGGAAGGAGCAGGCGGAGGCCAGCCGCAGCCCGTCGCGCGCGCACTCCCCGGGCCTGCTGGGCCCCGTGCTGGGGCCGCCCTACCCGTCGGGCCGCCTGACGCCCACCCGCCTGGACATG CCCCAGCGGCCTCTGGGAGAGTTCAGCTCCCCGCGCAGCCGGCACGGCTCCGGCTCCTACGGCCCCGAGCCCAACGACACGAGGGCCGCGTCTCAGCTGGAGCCAGACCGCCGGTCCCTGCCCCGGACGCCGTCGGCCA CCTCGCTCTACGCCAGCGGCACCCAGTGCTCGCGCTCCAACTCCTTCGGCGAGcgcccgggcggcggcggcggcggcgggggcgccaGGAGGGTCCGCGCCCTGGTCTCCCACTCGGAGGGCGCCAACCACACGCTGCTGCGCTTCTCGGCGGGGGACATCGTGGAGGTGCTAGTGCCCGAGGCCCAGAACGGCTGGCTCTACGGCAAGCTGGAGGGCTCGTCCAC GGGCGGCTGGTTCCCCGAGGCCTATGTGAAGCCTTTGGAGGAGGTGGCCGTGAACCCCGTGGTCCCCTTGAGCCCCATGACCTCCATGAACCCCGGGAACGAGCTACCTTCCAG GTCCTACCCACTCCGGGGCAGCCACAGCCTTGATGACCTCCTGGACCGGCCGGGCAACTCCACAGCGTCCTCAGAGTACTGGGATGGCCAGTCTCGCTCCCGCGCCCCCAGCCGGGTGCCAAGTCACGCCCCCAGCCCTGTACCTACCCCCTTGCCCGGCAGCCGCCGAAGCAGCATGGGCAGCATGGGGGCGGCTAGTGATGTCAAG
- the BAIAP2L2 gene encoding BAR/IMD domain-containing adapter protein 2-like 2 isoform X2, whose product MAPEMDQFYRSTMAIYKSIMEQFNPALENLVYLGNNYLRAFHGEILVQMSDTQRHLNSDLEVIVQKFHGDLLQHMEKNTKLDMQFIKDSRQHYEIEYHHRAANLEKCMSELWRMERKRDKNAREMKESVNRLHAQMQAFVSESQRAAELEEKRRYRFLAEKHLLLSNTFLQFFGRARGMLQSRVVLWKEQAEASRSPSRAHSPGLLGPVLGPPYPSGRLTPTRLDMPQRPLGEFSSPRSRHGSGSYGPEPNDTRAASQLEPDRRSLPRTPSATSLYASGTQCSRSNSFGERPGGGGGGGGARRVRALVSHSEGANHTLLRFSAGDIVEVLVPEAQNGWLYGKLEGSSTGGWFPEAYVKPLEEVAVNPVVPLSPMTSMNPGNELPSRSYPLRGSHSLDDLLDRPGNSTASSEYWDGQSRSRAPSRVPSHAPSPVPTPLPGSRRSSMGSMGAASDVKKLMSWEQHPPELFPRGTNPFATVKLRPTVTNDRSAPLIR is encoded by the exons ATGGCCCCCGAGATGGACCAGTTCTACAGGTCCACCATGGCTATCTACAAG AGCATCATGGAGCAGTTCAACCCCGCCCTGGAGAACCTGGTGTACCTGGGCAACAACTACCTGCGGGCCTTCCATG GTGAGATCTTGGTGCAGATGTCAGACACCCAGCGACACTTGAACTCTGACCTGGAGGTGATA GTGCAGAAATTCCACGGAGACCTGCTGCAGCACATGGAGAAGAACACCAAGCTGGACATGCAGTTCATCAAG GACAGCCGCCAGCACTACGAGATCGAGTACCACCACCGAGCCGCCAACCTAGAGAAGTGCATGTCTGAGTTGTGGCGCATGGAGCGCAAGAGGGACAAGAACGCTCGGGAGATGAAG GAGAGTGTGAACCGGCTGCACGCGCAGATGCAGGCCTTCGTGTCCGAGAGCCAGCGCGCGGCGGAGCTGGAGGAGAAGCGGCGCTATCGCTTCCTGGCTGAGAAGCACCTGCTGCTTTCCAACACCTTCCTGCAGTTCTTCGGCCGg GCGCGGGGGATGCTGCAGAGCCGCGTGGTGCTGTGGAAGGAGCAGGCGGAGGCCAGCCGCAGCCCGTCGCGCGCGCACTCCCCGGGCCTGCTGGGCCCCGTGCTGGGGCCGCCCTACCCGTCGGGCCGCCTGACGCCCACCCGCCTGGACATG CCCCAGCGGCCTCTGGGAGAGTTCAGCTCCCCGCGCAGCCGGCACGGCTCCGGCTCCTACGGCCCCGAGCCCAACGACACGAGGGCCGCGTCTCAGCTGGAGCCAGACCGCCGGTCCCTGCCCCGGACGCCGTCGGCCA CCTCGCTCTACGCCAGCGGCACCCAGTGCTCGCGCTCCAACTCCTTCGGCGAGcgcccgggcggcggcggcggcggcgggggcgccaGGAGGGTCCGCGCCCTGGTCTCCCACTCGGAGGGCGCCAACCACACGCTGCTGCGCTTCTCGGCGGGGGACATCGTGGAGGTGCTAGTGCCCGAGGCCCAGAACGGCTGGCTCTACGGCAAGCTGGAGGGCTCGTCCAC GGGCGGCTGGTTCCCCGAGGCCTATGTGAAGCCTTTGGAGGAGGTGGCCGTGAACCCCGTGGTCCCCTTGAGCCCCATGACCTCCATGAACCCCGGGAACGAGCTACCTTCCAG GTCCTACCCACTCCGGGGCAGCCACAGCCTTGATGACCTCCTGGACCGGCCGGGCAACTCCACAGCGTCCTCAGAGTACTGGGATGGCCAGTCTCGCTCCCGCGCCCCCAGCCGGGTGCCAAGTCACGCCCCCAGCCCTGTACCTACCCCCTTGCCCGGCAGCCGCCGAAGCAGCATGGGCAGCATGGGGGCGGCTAGTGATGTCAAG